GAGGCGCTGGCCACCAGCAACTTCTGCGGCCCCCAGTTCACCGGCATGTGGCGCGACATCGCCTGGCACCGCCGCATGACCGACGCCATCCACGCGGGGGTAACCGAGTTCGCGCCCGTCTCCTGAGAGGAACCGGACACATGACTGCAATCCCCCGCCGAGACCTTCTGCGCGGCGCCGCCCTGCTGGGGCTGGCGAGCCCGCTGGCCGCCTGCGGATCGGGCGGCGAGCCGGTCGGCTCCAAGGAGGCCGGGCCGCAGGGCCCGGTCATCGCCTGGATGCACCATGAGGAGGCGAACGACAAGTATTTCAACGCCAAGATCGCCGAGTATCAGCGCCAGTTCCCGAAGGTGACGATCAAACCGCTGTACGTCCCGATCGCCAACCTCGACACCAAGCTCTCCACCGCGTTCACCACGGGCTCGCCGCCAGACCTCATCAAGGTCGGCGCCTGGACCCTCGCGGAGCGGGCCTCGAAGGGACAGGTCGCGCCGCTGCCGCCGGCGGAGTTCGGGGCGGGCTCCCTCGACGAGCTCAAGAGCAGGTTCGACACCAACGCCTTCGCCGCCCTGACCTACAAGGACCAGGTCTACGGAGTTCCGATCGACTTCAACTCGGTCCACCTGTGGTACCGCCGCGACCGCTTCGAACAGGCCGGGCTCGACCCCGACAAGCCCCCGGCCACCTGGGAGGAGGTCGAGGAGTACGGCCGCAAGCTCACCACGGGCTCCCAGGTCGGCCTCCAGTGGCAGCTCGCCGACAACATCTGGGCGATGCTGAACTTCATCCCGCTGATCAACGGCCTGGGCGGGCGGATCGTCGACGAGACCTCGGGACGTGGCGGCCTGAACACCCCGGAGGGCATCCAGGCCCTGGAGTACTACGGCCGCCAGGGCAACCCGAGGCTGAGCGACCCGGTCGGCGCGTTCGGCCTGTTCGCCAAGGGCACCTCGGCCATGCTGGTGTCCGGCCGGTTCACCTCCAGCCTCATCCCGGAGCTCAATCCCAAGGCCAAGCTGGGCGAGACCTTCGACAGCGCCGTGGTGCCCTCCTGGGCGGGCAAGGAGAAGGTGGCCTCCGGCTACTCGTGGGGATGGATGGTCGCCAAAAAGGCGAAAAATCCGTACACGGCTTGGCATTTCGTCAACTGGTTGTCCAGCTCCGCCAACGTCGATCAGCAGCTCGCCACCACCGGCCTGGTCACACCGACGGCCGGCTGGCAGAAGCTGCCCAGCGCCCGTGACCAGGCCAGCCAGCAGCTGGAGGAGCAGCTCGCGTACACCGACTTCGGCCCGGTGCTGCCGCAGTGGACCGAGACGATCAAGGCGCTGCTCGACGCGCTCGAGTCCGTGATCCACAAGCAGCGGCCGGCCAGGGACGCCGCGGCCGCCTTCGACGCCGCCGTGGGGCGGATACTCAAATGACTCGCACTGGGGCCCGCACCATGGCCGGGAGCGAGGCCCGCGCGGGCGCGGGCCTCGCCGCCCCGGCGATCGTGTACTTCGTCCTGTTCTGGGCGCTGCCCGCGCTGGCCGCGCTCTACCTGAGCTTCACCTCGTACGACCTGTCGGGCACCCCGCAGTGGGTGGGCATGGAGAACTACCGCCAGATGTGGGCGAACGACGAGTTCTGGGCCAGCGTGCGGGTGACCCTGCTCTACACGGTCTTCGCCGTGGGCCCGACGATCATGATCGCCCTGGTCGTGGCCGTGCCGCTGGCCAAGCCAGGGCGGCTCCGCGCCTGGCTGCGCGCCCTCGTCTTCATCCCCGCGGTGATGCCGCTGGTCGGCGCCACGGTGCTGTGGCAGGTCATCTACTCGACCGGCGGTCTCGCCGACACCCTGGCCGGGGCCCACCCGTGGCTCACCGACTCCGGCTACGCCATCTGGGCGCTGCTCGTGATGGTCATCTGGAAGTACGTCGGCCTCTACGTGATCATCTTCGTGGCCGGGCTGCAGGCTCTGCCGGCGAACGTGTTCGAGGCCGCGGCCATCGACGGCGCCCGCGCGCTGCGTACGTTCTTCCTCGTCACCGTGCCGCTGCTGCGCCGCACGTTCACCTTCGTGATCGTGGTGGCCGTCACCGGGGCCATGCAGTCCTTCGTCCCCGCCTACCTGCTGACCAAGGGCGGGCCGGTCAACGCCACCCAGGTGCTGCCCCTCTACCTGTACAACAACGCGTTCTCCTACTCCCGGTTCGGCTACGCGTCGGCGATCGCGATCGTCCTGCTGGTGGCGCTGCTGGTCTTCGCCTTCACCCAGTTCAAGCTGATCAGGAGTGACGAGGAATGAGAATCAGCCGCGCGCTCACCACCGTGGCCCTCATCGGCTTCGTGGCGCTGATGTTGCTGCCGCTCTACTCCATGATCGTGCTCGCGTCGGCGCCGGACGACAGCGACCTGTCCGGGCTGCGTCTCCACGGGTTCGCGCTGTTCGACAACATCGGCCAGATCATGACCGACGGCCGGTTCCCGCGCTACCTGCTGAACAGCATCCTGATCGCCTCCGCGGTCTCGGTGCTCGACGTGGCGATCTCGGCCGCCGCCGGGTACGCGCTGGCCCGGCTGCGCTTCCTCGGCAGGGCAGCCCTGCTCAACCTGGTGGTCATCGCGCTGTCCCTCACCCCGGCGGTCGTCATGATCCCGGTGTTCGTGGCGCTCAGCGAGATCGGCTGGCTCAACAGCTATCAGGGCCTCATCGCGCCGTTCCTGGCCAGCGCGCTCGGTGTCTTCCTGGTCCGCCAGTTCGCGCTGGGCATCCCGGCGCAGATGCTGCACGCCGCGCGCGTGGACGGCGCGGGCGAGCTGCGCATCTTCTTCCTCATCGCGGTCCCGCTGCTGCGCCCCGCCCTGCTCACCGTGCTGCTGCTGCAGTTCCTGGCGCAGTGGGACAACCTGATCTGGCCGCTGATCGCCGCCAGCGAGCAGGAGCTGTGGACGTTGCCGCTCGCGCTGTCGTCGTTCGAGGGCGAGCACGGGATCGTCTACCACCTGCAGACCGCGGCCGCGCTGCTGTCGATCCTGCCGCCGCTGGCCCTGTTCGCTCTGCTGCAGCGCTACTACGTCTCGGGCCTCACCCTCGGAGGAATCAAGCGATGACCGACGGCATCCGCATCGAGCGGGTCACCAAGCGTTACGGCAGCCAGGTGCTGTTCACCGACATCGACCTGCACGTGCGCGACGGGGAGTTCCTGGTGATCGTCGGCCCGTCCGGGTGCGGGAAGTCCACGCTGATGCGCATCGTCGCCGGGATCGAGCCGGTCAGCGCCGGGCGGGTGACGGTCGGCGGCCGTGACGTCACCCACGCCCACCCGGGCGACCGCGGAATCGGCATGGTGTTCCAGGACTACGCCCTCTACCCGCACCTCAGCGTCGAGGGCAACCTGGCGTTCGGGCTTCGCGCCCACCGCGTGCCGAAGGACGTCATCCGGCAGCGGATCGCCGACACCAGCCGCGCGCTCGGGCTCGCCGACCAGCTCAGGAAGAAGCCGGGACAGCTCTCCGGCGGCCAGCGCCAGCGGGTCGCGCTGGGCCGGGCCATGATCCGGGAGCCGGCCGCGTACCTCATGGACGAGCCGCTGTCCAACCTGGACGCGGCGCTGCGCGTGCAGATGCGTGCCGAGCTGATCGAGTTCCACCGCCGCACCGAGGGGACCGTCCTGTACGTGACCCATGACCAGGTCGAGGCCATGACCATGGGTCACCGGGTCGCGGTGCTCAATGAGGGTGAGTTCGCGCAGATCGGCACCCCGGCCGAGATCTACGAGCAGCCGGCCGACGAGTTCGTCGCCACGTTCCTCGGCAGCCCGCGGATGAACCTGCTCGACGCCACCGCGCGTGCGGACGCGGACCGGTTCGAGCTGTCCAGCGGCGACGTGCGCTGGCTGCTGCCGCGCGAGGTGTTGCCGGACGACCTGCCCGAGTCGGTGCGGATCGGCTTCAGGCCCGAGTCTGTACGTGTG
This genomic interval from Nonomuraea helvata contains the following:
- a CDS encoding extracellular solute-binding protein encodes the protein MTAIPRRDLLRGAALLGLASPLAACGSGGEPVGSKEAGPQGPVIAWMHHEEANDKYFNAKIAEYQRQFPKVTIKPLYVPIANLDTKLSTAFTTGSPPDLIKVGAWTLAERASKGQVAPLPPAEFGAGSLDELKSRFDTNAFAALTYKDQVYGVPIDFNSVHLWYRRDRFEQAGLDPDKPPATWEEVEEYGRKLTTGSQVGLQWQLADNIWAMLNFIPLINGLGGRIVDETSGRGGLNTPEGIQALEYYGRQGNPRLSDPVGAFGLFAKGTSAMLVSGRFTSSLIPELNPKAKLGETFDSAVVPSWAGKEKVASGYSWGWMVAKKAKNPYTAWHFVNWLSSSANVDQQLATTGLVTPTAGWQKLPSARDQASQQLEEQLAYTDFGPVLPQWTETIKALLDALESVIHKQRPARDAAAAFDAAVGRILK
- a CDS encoding sugar ABC transporter permease; protein product: MTRTGARTMAGSEARAGAGLAAPAIVYFVLFWALPALAALYLSFTSYDLSGTPQWVGMENYRQMWANDEFWASVRVTLLYTVFAVGPTIMIALVVAVPLAKPGRLRAWLRALVFIPAVMPLVGATVLWQVIYSTGGLADTLAGAHPWLTDSGYAIWALLVMVIWKYVGLYVIIFVAGLQALPANVFEAAAIDGARALRTFFLVTVPLLRRTFTFVIVVAVTGAMQSFVPAYLLTKGGPVNATQVLPLYLYNNAFSYSRFGYASAIAIVLLVALLVFAFTQFKLIRSDEE
- a CDS encoding carbohydrate ABC transporter permease yields the protein MRISRALTTVALIGFVALMLLPLYSMIVLASAPDDSDLSGLRLHGFALFDNIGQIMTDGRFPRYLLNSILIASAVSVLDVAISAAAGYALARLRFLGRAALLNLVVIALSLTPAVVMIPVFVALSEIGWLNSYQGLIAPFLASALGVFLVRQFALGIPAQMLHAARVDGAGELRIFFLIAVPLLRPALLTVLLLQFLAQWDNLIWPLIAASEQELWTLPLALSSFEGEHGIVYHLQTAAALLSILPPLALFALLQRYYVSGLTLGGIKR
- a CDS encoding ABC transporter ATP-binding protein, producing MTDGIRIERVTKRYGSQVLFTDIDLHVRDGEFLVIVGPSGCGKSTLMRIVAGIEPVSAGRVTVGGRDVTHAHPGDRGIGMVFQDYALYPHLSVEGNLAFGLRAHRVPKDVIRQRIADTSRALGLADQLRKKPGQLSGGQRQRVALGRAMIREPAAYLMDEPLSNLDAALRVQMRAELIEFHRRTEGTVLYVTHDQVEAMTMGHRVAVLNEGEFAQIGTPAEIYEQPADEFVATFLGSPRMNLLDATARADADRFELSSGDVRWLLPREVLPDDLPESVRIGFRPESVRVRADAASPSFELEATVSYGENLGNERILHLRDRSGRALVARVPPRTGPRDGEHATFHVPLTDLHLFGPDGRACWHGTGLVTGDEPLPWSA